The Candidatus Binataceae bacterium DNA segment ATCTCTACGACCTCGGCAAAAGCATCGCGCCCGACTCGCTCTTCACCTATTCCAACTATCCGTCATCCGAATATCTCGATCTGAGTTTCCTCGATTTCATCTGCTTCAACGTGTACCTGCATCGCGAGCCCGACTTTCGCCGCTACCTGACCCATCTGATGGCGGCGACGGGCGATCGTCCGCTGGTATTGAGCGAAACGGGAATGGACACCATCCGCGAGGGCGAAGAGCATCAGGCCGAACTCCTCACGTGGCAGGCGCGCGCGGCGTTTGAGCTGGGGCTCTCGGGATTTATCGTGTTCGCCTTCACCGACGAATGGCATACCGGCGGCGCGGAAATCGCGGACTGGGCCTTCGGGCTCGTGACCCGTGAGCGCGCGCGCAAACTCGCCTTCGACGCAGTCAGCGCAGTCTTCCAATCCCCGCTGCCGCCGCCGCTGAAACATCCTCCGAAACTTTCGGTAGTGGTGCCCGCTTACAACGCGGAAGCGACGCTCGCCGATTGCCTCGCATCGCTCGCCCAGCTCAACTACCCGGACTACGAAACCATCGTCGTCGACGACGGTTCGAGCGACAAGACCGGAGAGATCGCGGCGCGGGCCGGCGTGCGGATGCTGCGCGTGGAGCATCGCGGACTCGCCGCCGCGCGCAACAGCGGAATCGAGGCCGCCGCCGGAAGCGCGGTCGCTTTCATCGACGCCGATGCGTGTGCCGATCGCGATTGGCTCTACCATCTGGCGGAATCGCTAACGCGGCGCGAAGCGGCGGCGGCCGGCGGCCTCAATTTCGCGCCGCCGCCCGCCTCGGCGCTCGCCGCCGCGATCGCCGCCGCGCCCGGGCAACCGCGCGAGGTCCGCGCCGGCGACGACACGCTCGAACAACTCTGCGGATGCAACATGATCGTCGACAAGACGGCGGTCCGTGCAACCGGCGGATTCGATCCGATGTTCACTGCGGCCGGCGACGACGTCGATTTCTCGTGGCGGCTTGGCGAGAAAAAGATGGCCATCGCGAGCGCGCCCGCCGCGGTCGTCATCCATGAGCGCCGCGCGACGCTTGCGGCCTACGTCGAACAGCAACGCGGATACGGCCGCGGCGAGGGTCTGCTGTTTCGCAAGTATCCGATGAAGGAAGGCGGCACGGGCTCGATGTATGGCGGCGCCTCGTGGCTAAGCGGCCTGCTTGGCGGCGCGCGGATCTATTACGGGGCTTTCGGCCGCGGTCTTTTTCAAAGCGTCTATCCGGACAGCGGAACTTCTCCGCTGGTGCAACTGCCGCTCACCGCGGCGTGGGTCGCGATCGCGATCGTCATGGCCGTCGCCGGTTTGGCAAGCGCGCCGATGGGGTGGCTTGGATGCGCCGCGCTTGCGCTGACGTTCGCAAGCGCGCTTCGCCTCGCGGCGATCGCAAGACCGTCGGTCAGCGTCAGAATGACCCCCGTGTCGCGCGCGTTGCTTGCGGTCGCGGCGCTTGCCGGAGCGCTCGCCCGCAGCGCCGAGCGCGAACGCGTCAAATGGAACTCCACGCCGGGACCCGGTCCGGCGGACGACGAGGCTGCGACCGTACGCGCGCGCGGCCGCGTGCTGGTCACGCTGGCGGAGCCCTTCGGCCACGGCGGTATCCAACCGCTGCTGGAGGCGATGCGCACGGCGTTGGTCCGCCGCGGGCTGGCTGCCGCGGCCGGCGACCGTTACGAAGTTTACGACATCATCGTTGTGATTCCGCCTGCGATGCGCGTGCACCTGAACGGCCTCGAACTGGAGGACGGCCGCGTCGCCCTGTCATGGCGCGCGCTGCCTGCCGGACGGCGAATCGCGATCGGTGCAGCGGCGATCGTCGTGCTGATGCTCGCGACGGGCTTCTCCGGCGTGGGTGCTATCGCCGCGGCCGCGAGCGCGGGAATATGCGCGGCGGCGCTCGCCGTGCTGCATCTAAGCCGTATGCCCGCCGCGCTCAAGGCTGCAGCCGCCGACGCCGCGGCAGCGCTCGGCGCCCGCGCCCACGTGGAAGAAGAAGCCGCCTGATGGGCACGCTCGGGCTCATCGGCGTGGTGTTGCGCCGCGCGCGGCTGCATCTGGGCCGGCTCGCGCTGGCCGTGGTATGCGTGACGATTTCGGCCGCACTCGAAGTGCTCAAGCCCTGGCCGCTCAAGATCGTGATCGACAACGTTCTGCGCGGCGCTCCGCTTGGCGCGGCGTGGCCCGCGTTCGCCATCGGGCTTTCGTCCGTGCATCTGCTGGCCGCCGTCTGCGCGGGCCTCGTGGTGCTTTACCTCGTGCTCGGCCTGATCAATGTCTTCAACAACTACATTTCGATTTCGATCGGCCAGCGGATGGTCAACGACCTGCGCGCCGAGATGTTCGACCATCTGCAGCGACTTTCGCTGTCGTTCCATCGCGGCCGCCCGATCGGCGATCTGATGGTGCGAATCACGTACGACACCTTCTCGGTCCAGACCATCGCGATGAACGGGCTGTTCCCGCTGCTCTCCTCCCTGGTGATGCTGGCGGAGATGTTCGTCGTGATGATGCGTATCGACGCGGAGCTGACGCTGGTGGCGCTCGGAGTGGTGCCGCTGCTGGCGGTCCTGATCGCAACCGCCAGCAAACCGATCGATCGCGCCGCCGCCGCCGCGCGGGTCAAGGAAAGCCGCCTCTACACGGTGGCCCATCGCTCGCTCGCCGCGATCCACGTGGTCCAGGCCTTCACCCGCGAGGCCGAATCCTACCGCGAGTTCGTCGAATCCAGCACGGAGAGCCTGGGCGAAACGCTCAAGCTCTACATCCTGCAGACCGGATACGCGGGCGCGGTCAACGTCCTGATTGCGATCGGCACGGCGCTCGCGATCTATATCGGCGCGCTGCACACGATGAGCGGCCGTCTCACGATCGGCGATCTGATCATTTTCGCCACTTACCTCGCCTCTCTCTATGCGCCGATCAACCAGATGTTCCAGACCTACGGCATGGTGCAGGGTGCGTTGGCGGGGCTGCGCCGATGCCTGGAGTTGCTCGCGATCGAACCCGAAGTCAAGGACCGTCCTGGAGCGCGCACGCTCGGACGCGCGGGCGGCGAGATCGAGTTCGCCGACGTCGTTTTCGGCTACACGCCGGGCCACCTGGTGCTCAAGGGCGTGAGCTTTCGCGCCGGGCGCGGCGAAACGATCGCGATCGTCGGGCCGAGCGGCGCGGGCAAGACGACGATGGCGAGCCTGCTGGTGCGCTTTTACGAACCGCAACAGGGCGTGATCAAAATCGACGGGCACGACGCGCTGGATTTCACCCTGGAGTCGCTAAGGCAAAACGTCGCGATGGTGCTGCAGCCACCGCTGGTGCTGTACGACACGATGCGCGCGAATATCGCGCTCGGCCGTCCGGGCGCGAGCGTGCGCGAGATCGAACGCGCCGCCACGGCTGCCCGCCTCGACCCGGTGATCGCGCGGCTGCCCTCCGGCCTCGACGAGATCGTCGGCCAGGGGGGCCACAGCCTCTCCGAGGGCGAGGCGCAGCGGGTGACGATCGCGCGGGCCCTGCTCCGCGACGCGCCGGTGCTGGTGATGGACGAGCCGACCAGCGCGCTCGACGCGGAGACCGAGGCGCTGGTGCTGGCGGCGGTGCGTGAGGCCATGCGCGGCCGCACCACGCTGGTGATCGCGCATCGGCTCTCCACGATTCAGAACGCAGATCGCATCCTGGTCCTGCGCGACGGCGAAATCGCAGAGCAGGGCACCTTCGCCGAATTGCTTTCGCGCGGCGGCTTCTTCAGCTACCTCTACAATCTGCAGTCGTGGGGACGCGAGGCGGCGGGCTAGCCGGCCTGCCTGGCCCGCCGCGGCGGCACAACGATTCAATCGCGATGAAACCAATCACAATCGGACTCACGGGCGGAATCGGATCGGGCAAGAGCACGGCGGCAAAGATTCTGGCCGAGCTGGGCGCGCCCGCGATCGACGCCGACAAGGTGGGCCACGAGATCTATCAGCCGGGCGCTCCCGCTTACCGGGAATTGATCGATGCGTTCGGCGAAGGAATTCTCGCCCCCGACCGCACGATCGACCGGCGCAAGCTTGGACCGATCGTCTTTGCCGACCCGGCGGCGCTCAAGCGGCTCAACGCGATCGTGCATCCGAAAATGTTCGCGCGCATGGGCGAGATGGTCGCGGCGATGCGCCGCGGCGGCGAAACGCGGCCGATCGTAATCGAGGCGGCAATCCTGATCGAAGCCAACTGGCAGCCGCTGTTCGACGAGATCTGGCTGGTCACAGCCTCGCGCGCACAGGTGGTCGAACGGGTCGAGCGCGACCGCGGGCTCAAGCCCGAACAGACCGAGGCGCGCATCCGCGCGCAGCTCCCGGACGAGGAGCGACGCAAGTACGCAACCTCGGTGCTTCGCAACGACGGCACGCTCGAAGAGCTGCGCGCCGCGGTAACGCGCCTGTGGCAGGAAGCGCTTGCCCGCGCCGCCTGAGGAGTCAACGATGAAAATTCTGATCATGGGGGCAGGCGCGGTAGGACTCTTCTACGGGGCGCGCCTGCAGCGCGCCGGCGAGGAAGTATATTTCTGCGCGCGCGGCGAAAACCTGCGCGCGCTCCGCGAGCATGGCCTCGAAGTCAAAAGCATCCAGGGCGATTTCGTCCTCCAGGTCAAGGCAACCGGCGACCCGCGCGAATTCGCCCCGTACGAACTGATCCTGTTCTGCGTCAAGTCCTACGACACTGTGGCCGCCGCCGGACAGCTCGACGGATGCCTCGCCGCAGACGGCGCGGTGATGACGATCCAGAACGGGGTCGAGAATGAAGACGCGCTTTGCACGGTGTTGCCGCGGAAATCGGTTATGGGCGGCAACGCGCGCGTGGGCGCCGAACTGACTGCGCCGGGCAAGCTGCTGCATACCGCATCCGGCATCGTCGAGTTCGGCGAACTCGATGGCGCCGACACGCCGCGCGCGCAGCGGATCGCGGAGGCTTTCAAACGTGCCGGAGTTTTCGGCCAGTTCACGCGCGATCTGAAGAGCGTGCGCTGGAAGAAACTGATGGGCAACAATGGCACCAACACGGTGAGCACGCTCGCGCGCTGCACGCTCGGCGGGATGTTTGCCGAGCCCGAAGGCGCCGCCCTGGTGCATCGCCTGATGAGCGAGACCGCGATCGTGGGCCGCGCCGAGGGCGCGAACATATCCGACGAAGACGTCGAGGCGCTCTACAACGTCGCCCGCAATTTCTCCAACGCGAGCGCGGTCAAGCCTTCAACGCTGCAGGACCTCGAACGCGGCAAGCGCCTCGAGTACGACGCGATAAGCGGAGCGGTGCTCCGCGCCGCGCGCCGCCGCGGGCTGAGCGTGCCCGCGACCGAGACCGTGCACACGCTGCTGAAGCTGCTCGACGCCAATCGCGGTTGAACGCCCGCTGCTGAGCGCTCAAAGAGACGCGCCGCGGCTTCGCCTCTAACGCTTCTCGTACTGCTTGGGGCCGAACAACGTCTGCCAGGACTGCTTGTCCGGCGGCCCGTGATGCAGCTGCTCGGCCATTACCGCGCATCCTTTCTGCACCGCCGGACGCTTTTCCAGGTCATCGTACCAGCGCTTCAGATTCGGAAAGTCCTCCAGATCCTGTCCCTGCCATTTGTGCGGGCGGAGCCACGGATAGGTCGCGATGTCGGCGATCGAATAGTCGCCGGCGAGGTACGGAACCTCTCCGAGACGCTTGTCGATCACGTTGTAGATGCGCTTGGCTTCGTTAGTGTAGCGGTCGATCGCGTACTGAATCTGATCCGGCGCGTAGCGGCGGAAGTGATGCGCCTGGCCGAGCATCGGACCGACGCTCGCCATCTGGAACATCAGCCACTCGAGCACGTTGTAGCGCCCGCGCGCATCCTTCGGCATCAATTTCCCGCTCTTGTCGGCGAGATAAATCAGGATCGCGCCGGACTCGAAAAGCGAGATCGGCTTGCCGTCCGGACCCTCCGAATCGACCATCGCGGGAATCTTGTTGTTGGGACTGATCTTGAGAAACTCGGGCTTGAATTGGTCGCCCTTGCCGATATTGATCGGGATGACGTTGTAAGGCATCCCCAGTTCTTCGAGCGCGATCGTGACCTTGTAGCCGTTGGGCGTCATCCAGAAATAAACGTCGATCATA contains these protein-coding regions:
- a CDS encoding ABC transporter ATP-binding protein; this translates as MGTLGLIGVVLRRARLHLGRLALAVVCVTISAALEVLKPWPLKIVIDNVLRGAPLGAAWPAFAIGLSSVHLLAAVCAGLVVLYLVLGLINVFNNYISISIGQRMVNDLRAEMFDHLQRLSLSFHRGRPIGDLMVRITYDTFSVQTIAMNGLFPLLSSLVMLAEMFVVMMRIDAELTLVALGVVPLLAVLIATASKPIDRAAAAARVKESRLYTVAHRSLAAIHVVQAFTREAESYREFVESSTESLGETLKLYILQTGYAGAVNVLIAIGTALAIYIGALHTMSGRLTIGDLIIFATYLASLYAPINQMFQTYGMVQGALAGLRRCLELLAIEPEVKDRPGARTLGRAGGEIEFADVVFGYTPGHLVLKGVSFRAGRGETIAIVGPSGAGKTTMASLLVRFYEPQQGVIKIDGHDALDFTLESLRQNVAMVLQPPLVLYDTMRANIALGRPGASVREIERAATAARLDPVIARLPSGLDEIVGQGGHSLSEGEAQRVTIARALLRDAPVLVMDEPTSALDAETEALVLAAVREAMRGRTTLVIAHRLSTIQNADRILVLRDGEIAEQGTFAELLSRGGFFSYLYNLQSWGREAAG
- the coaE gene encoding dephospho-CoA kinase (Dephospho-CoA kinase (CoaE) performs the final step in coenzyme A biosynthesis.), which gives rise to MKPITIGLTGGIGSGKSTAAKILAELGAPAIDADKVGHEIYQPGAPAYRELIDAFGEGILAPDRTIDRRKLGPIVFADPAALKRLNAIVHPKMFARMGEMVAAMRRGGETRPIVIEAAILIEANWQPLFDEIWLVTASRAQVVERVERDRGLKPEQTEARIRAQLPDEERRKYATSVLRNDGTLEELRAAVTRLWQEALARAA
- a CDS encoding 2-dehydropantoate 2-reductase, with the protein product MKILIMGAGAVGLFYGARLQRAGEEVYFCARGENLRALREHGLEVKSIQGDFVLQVKATGDPREFAPYELILFCVKSYDTVAAAGQLDGCLAADGAVMTIQNGVENEDALCTVLPRKSVMGGNARVGAELTAPGKLLHTASGIVEFGELDGADTPRAQRIAEAFKRAGVFGQFTRDLKSVRWKKLMGNNGTNTVSTLARCTLGGMFAEPEGAALVHRLMSETAIVGRAEGANISDEDVEALYNVARNFSNASAVKPSTLQDLERGKRLEYDAISGAVLRAARRRGLSVPATETVHTLLKLLDANRG
- a CDS encoding glycosyltransferase codes for the protein MDRLVARGKFLFEGERKFHARGVSYGPFSPNSRGERYPEPERAAQDFALMRELGANVVRTYVPPPPWMFELAANHQLRLMVGMPWPFHMAFLDSRQMSADIRNTIRTSVSEMRRYADVIFAFSLGNEIRSDIVRWHGARAVSRFMSDLYDLGKSIAPDSLFTYSNYPSSEYLDLSFLDFICFNVYLHREPDFRRYLTHLMAATGDRPLVLSETGMDTIREGEEHQAELLTWQARAAFELGLSGFIVFAFTDEWHTGGAEIADWAFGLVTRERARKLAFDAVSAVFQSPLPPPLKHPPKLSVVVPAYNAEATLADCLASLAQLNYPDYETIVVDDGSSDKTGEIAARAGVRMLRVEHRGLAAARNSGIEAAAGSAVAFIDADACADRDWLYHLAESLTRREAAAAGGLNFAPPPASALAAAIAAAPGQPREVRAGDDTLEQLCGCNMIVDKTAVRATGGFDPMFTAAGDDVDFSWRLGEKKMAIASAPAAVVIHERRATLAAYVEQQRGYGRGEGLLFRKYPMKEGGTGSMYGGASWLSGLLGGARIYYGAFGRGLFQSVYPDSGTSPLVQLPLTAAWVAIAIVMAVAGLASAPMGWLGCAALALTFASALRLAAIARPSVSVRMTPVSRALLAVAALAGALARSAERERVKWNSTPGPGPADDEAATVRARGRVLVTLAEPFGHGGIQPLLEAMRTALVRRGLAAAAGDRYEVYDIIVVIPPAMRVHLNGLELEDGRVALSWRALPAGRRIAIGAAAIVVLMLATGFSGVGAIAAAASAGICAAALAVLHLSRMPAALKAAAADAAAALGARAHVEEEAA
- a CDS encoding glutathione S-transferase N-terminal domain-containing protein, whose translation is MIDVYFWMTPNGYKVTIALEELGMPYNVIPINIGKGDQFKPEFLKISPNNKIPAMVDSEGPDGKPISLFESGAILIYLADKSGKLMPKDARGRYNVLEWLMFQMASVGPMLGQAHHFRRYAPDQIQYAIDRYTNEAKRIYNVIDKRLGEVPYLAGDYSIADIATYPWLRPHKWQGQDLEDFPNLKRWYDDLEKRPAVQKGCAVMAEQLHHGPPDKQSWQTLFGPKQYEKR